The Humulus lupulus chromosome 7, drHumLupu1.1, whole genome shotgun sequence region aagatgaggtgcattttttcttggggtcgaagtcttgtagattcggcatgggagagtttgccctggtgacggggttggatttcagtgccttcccgtcaccagaagagttggaagggcgtaatctcagcgatcggttgataaaggagtatttcaacgatgctgagaaagtaaagctgtcacaggtggaccatgctttcaagacttgtacggttgtggaagatgtgtacaagcttggtctatgtctgtttgttgagggggttctgaatgccattgagggaaaactgcacatttggcgagatattctaaaaattgttgagaatgtagagtacttcttcagctatccatgggggaagtactcttataggaggctattgcattcttgtaagaaggacatggtgaagcaaaaggccaactatgatgccaagaaggatgccaaggtgcagcaagagtccaaatacagtatgtatggttatgcccccgccttacagtactgggcatatgaggctatccaatagcttgcggtggagcttgttgtgagctcgggaaacatgttcccgaggatgcttagctggtcGCATCGgaagaacaaggatttcaccaagtccgtcatcgcaccgatattattgaagaagaatgtaagttatgttgtttttttttatctatatgcttatcttttatcattatttgagttaaccaaatgttttatgttgtttgcagttaattgttcttccgatgttgaagcctcggccagcagaaaaagactattacttgtctttgactgagggagatcttcccctttatcctgggcttggccaggatccctcggagactgatgaggaggaggatgcgacttttgagaaaatggcagagaaagtttctcaggctgccgaggcagccaagatatttgttgatgctgccccgggggaggaggttgcaggtcccacccctcctattcccccagcctcagccccagcctcaacctgtgccccaacatcagccccagcctcagccccagcatcaacctgtgccccaacatcagccccagcctcagtgtcagccccaacaccaaccccaccaccagcctcagcctcagcccctgagctggccgacttgattgagcggttggacagagtcgagggtcgacaggagaccctcttgaagaaccagtcagtgatcttggacgtactcagtcagatcctgacatttgttaaggagaaaccgaggggGTCCAATGAAGATTCAGAGTGAGAGTCATTGGATCTTCCgctagactatgttgatgatccaacgacgccccctaccatcattgtgacaccagatgctgagactccgggagtcgttattgtcaaccctgaggatgttgctggggttcagtttcagagggctagacgccaaagacgcaagccagattggtttgaggactatacggatcccacgaggaaaagacctcgcactgcTGCAGCTGCACCAGCAGACGAGGCTACACAAGAGGCTACACAtgtgctggaccctctcaagaagccagatcccaaacagtataggacaatgtgcaagtggcttcttggagacatgcccaacaagaccccgcgggatgtaaagactgggagtcacggtccagcatggtttctgacgttgaagacaccccagtcgtggctcaatgatggggtaagcaatttatacctaattatggactgttttcaattttacatgttttatttttactgactcgatgtgagctcgataggagttcgatagtagttcgacatggatgttaaaataggggttgttctttactatttcagagtggctcgatgtgagctcgatggagctcgataggtagttcgatagggatgttaaaatagattgtttttttactgttttagagtggctcgatgtgagctcgatattagttcgatagggatgttaaaagctcgatgtgagttcgatatgagttcgatagtgaaaattcccttaacaaaagtggctcgatgtgagctcgatggagctcgatagggagttcgatagggatgttaaaataggttgtctttactatttcatgatggctcgatgtgagctcgataggtagttcgatagggatgttaaagtaggttatttttactgtttcatactggctcgatgtgagctcgataggagttcgatagtagttcgacatggatgttaaaataggggttgttctttactgtttcagagtggctcgatgtgagctcgatggagctcgataggtagttcgatagggatgttaaaataggttgtctttactatttcatgatggtagttcgatatagcttgatattagctcgatgtgagcttgATGGAGCTCGATGGTAgttcgatggtagttcgatagggatgttaaagtagtttgtttttttactgtttcatactggctcgatgtgagctcgatatgagctcgatatgagctcgatgtgagctcgatggagctcgacatcagcattttatgatggtttttgctaatttttttatcgtactctcttttgcagcatattgatgcggcagaacacatgcttcgtatgcgtcgcaagtattttcccaatatatatcgacagaatgcagttgtgatgaacagttatttctcagaagtgatacctgcccgatatgatcagttcaagaaaacagccgacaaaacaaagtattattgggatgctgacattatgtccatgttgaccggcattgagcagcagtttctggcatcttggggaggagttgaggatgtatattggtgccagaactatggacaacaacattggtttgccattgaggcttccatttctagttggactctgactgtttacgattcagacaactcggtgattagtgacgcaaagcttgaggatattatgagtccatggtgctttatgctaccttctctgttaatgcagagtaaactgtttactgatagcttgatgttgaagattccatcagcaggaaataggccgcatcagttcacattgcgtcgcaaacagaaacacgagctccctcagtcaaagagaaggtaacaaacatcatcttcatactaattttgtttctaactaaatttatagtaatgtgcacttaatatatatttttttttttacagtggggattgtggtgtgtatgctatcaagtatattgagcatctaatggtcggtcttccattggaagctatctgcgatgaaaatatggaggtgttcaggaacaagtggaccacagacttgtggtatcaaaatttgttaccttgatgattgtatatatacagggtctttacatgtacagtttgttgttcacatttttttataattttcatgggctgttatcgagctaatatcaagctatatcgaactgttattgaattatcaaaatttgttaccttcataaaaagagtttattaatacaacaagttcaaatgggaaaaaagagtttaaagcctagctttgccataaacataacttttcagaaaaatcaaataaaaagagtttattaatacaacaagttcaaatgggaaaaaaaagtttaaagcctagctttgcatgtagccctgttgtggccaagaccaccacacatgctacacttgcgatgactgggaatgatttctccattcgatggagtgcggtttgtcttccttcttcccaccttattcttcttcggtcgaccaactggttgtttttcaacgggaaccccaacttgcattttctctatgttctcgggaacttcccaatcatcctcattgccagttgggtaaattgtttctttgtaagactccctccacatctcagtagtgtaatatggtgaacacagtgagtaaatgttgacattgcgcaacatggccgcagccacaccatgaacacaagggtaacccattatttgaaactgaccacaagagcatgatttggtcatcaaattcacctcaccatcaccttctgggtctaccacatgaaattcaaactgtccaagaggatggactttcaagtaccttgcatcatccgcaatgcctgagacatctttctcatatgtTGTTGCTAATTtcgatgtgcacttctctacctcctcacgacgcgcggcaaaccatgactgaattgtgaaacgaatgaattccacaaaagtagtgactgggaaggttcttgcgtctctggttttgttgttgaaactttcagcgtagttgcttgtcattacattgtatcgattcccaggaaagtatacacgagtccacttatcgaagccaataccctcgagatattgagctatggcaggatccatttgctttatattattgaagaacctgtgaaattttgacttccgaaatgcatatgccacattatacatctccttgtgacagtgatcggtcttgaacttagcgattacattcatacttatgtgatggtagcatgcgccgtggtaggcatcagggaagaccaactcaagagcatgaataatgctagcatgcctgtctgaaacaaaagacagattatcaacaactccaatggcttccttcaatttcatcatgaaatacttccaagaagcatgattctcactgtcaacaatcgcgaatgcaattggataaatgtggttattcgcatccaatgcgacagcacacaacatgtggccaccgtaccttgactttaagaaagtgccgtccacacatataacaggacgacatgatgtaaatccccttctacaaactccgagtgagaagaaacagtaaagaaagcgaccgtcatctgtgacaaaatcagtaattgtacctggattcttttgctgcagcatgtacaggtaagaaggtaacttggagtacgattcttcaggtgtccccctaacataaccgagtgccttctctctgcatctccaagccttaatataactcatatcgatcccaaaattattcttcatatcctcctttatgctgtttggtggatagctagtgccatcagtagcatatttgttcttgataaggtgcccaatgacagaaggtgctgcttgacggtggtctttttgtcgcaattctagtgagcaagtatgtacactattataaacagtgatctcaaacatctctgatcgcgctacttttttccctcttattctccaaccacaatcaggatccttgcaggtgatatacaacacatcagtaccagacttcttaaccataaactcaaaattattcttcattgcaaagagagccgctttggttttcaattccatcttgttctcaaatgtcttcccaagatgtaattcccccaacgctataccggatgagggtgattcagaacgactacaagctatgatatcttcttttgtaaacatgggagcactccattttctgtgatcttctgttgaacatattgaaatgttccctgtatagttatattctgttccaccatgacgactagagctggtgccaggtgttcggcgtccttgacttggtgggttcgtccgtgcaatatgacgtattggttgttcttgtgcttcttctacttgcaaatgttcagctaATAGATCATCATCCACCGAATTGTCTCCTAATTCCTCATTGTGTTCGGCTAccggatcgtcattcacataggggttgtactcatactggttgtccctcaggtcaccaataggaaatcctaaagtactggctgctccctcaagtccgggagtggaatatgggtctgcaatgacaatctttttaacaggagtgacacacaaggccaacctttctttagatgttactcctatgaatgcacggacaccaagatcactttcaacatgaacgggtgtaaacggttggtcgccgcaagtgtaaggaacctccaatttcaactcatacatctgtttatcgactttaagttccttgtgcaatatgtcaagaagttgcaagtacgttacagtatcctccatcggtatcaccgtgcattgagggtccttgaaaatccacttattcccttgtaattcccaaacaccattgtaggatacaaaaacgtagacaatagagcctgtgttggaaaaaaaaacattaacattgtcaggaaaactgtcatttttccagaaatgcaataaaaaataacattatcgagctttatcgagctattatcgagttggaatcgagctaccatttctcaaaacagaatacaaacctaaccaaaccctccatcgaacccctatcgagctattatcgagttatcatcgagctaccatttctcaaaacagaacataaacctaaccaaaccctccatcgaacccatatcgagctattatcgagttagcatcgagctatcatttctcaaaaccgacaataaaacacaaccaaaccctcaatcgaaccctatcgagctcatatcgagctaatATCGAGCTCACATATTATAGATCCATTCGACCCCTtctcgaacccttatcgagtttccatcgagcactaaaccgaacctatcgagctattatcgagctattatcgagctaacatcgagctacatcgagctcttacaaagaccttcttctacataccatcgaaccgttatcgaaccgttatcgagcttctatcgagcaaaaaaattgcagaaaacccagaaaaacacagatcgcggaatctctcaaaaaatcccgaaaaatacaccaatataggctcagatctgttcaaaatagccaaaaaaaaatgtaaacaaataatacccaacacaaaatgtaaaatctcattacccatggtttttctcctccaaaaactctcaaaatagatgttgcctttgatattaacgaattcacagaaacaatggagataactaacaatgattttgacaagaaaattatacaaaactgtaggttttatggagatttcgtgagaattagagagagagagggaggagagtggaagagaaggttttgtgaatttttgatataatgggaggggtattttgggtatgggaggaaagtttagcattaatttgaaaatattattaatgttgggattttttggtaatattaagtattattagagataaaaagtgaaatttcccaattattatatatatgatcGGAAAAAAGTatgtttctatatatatatatataaatataaatatatatttatgtgatgTCAACTCGTTTTGCTTGCATTGCAATCATAACATatataagatataaatatatatgtggaGTCAATTAGCTAATTATATATTAGCTTGTTAATGAGTAGAATccaattaaaagaaaaaacaCTTTAAATTTACGTAATTATTTATTTCTTCTTATGGCTATTATTTAATACCTATTATCTCTACTActtacaaaaaaattaaattaaaaatatataataaatattgtaTAGTAATATAACAAGTGTACtatagtatatatattatatttcaaATGACTTGGACTTGCTATAATCAATTAGTTTGATCTCACACTAATCAATAATAAGTAcacaaaaaataatattaataagagACAAATACCAAAAgccaaagatttttttttttttaaattaatttaaaattaattttttttaaaattttattaagtaaTTTGAAGAAGAGTGCTTGAGAcattataaaaatatgtttgactTAAAAAAAGGGCTCATCAAATAAttgtttttaatttataaaaaaaaaggttAATTTTTTAAATGAGTAAATATAATTATCGCTCAATCGAGAAaactaaattgaattttttttttttaatttaaaatttctaaTCAACAAATTTAGTTTAAAAAAACAACCGAATTTGATATGGAAATCATTGAATTCAACATTaatatagtaaaaaaaatatgaatatgaTATATCCGATAGaaatataaaaatgaaaatttaGCTTGAAGTAGACCATCcaatatttttttctcaaacCAATTTAGTATTACTTATTTATAATTTAGCCATAAATCACCTCAACACATCTCAAAACTTAAACTACTACAAAAAaagtcatttgcgtcagtttctaactgccacaattgagtttttgcatCAGTTTTATATGTGACGCGAAATCCTATGACGCAAACCAGGGCACTTATGTCAATGGGGAACTGCCACAAAGCGTTTGCATCAGTagagcactgccacaaatgccagatttgtAACAGTTGGGCAATGACGCAAatgctatattaaaaaaaaataaaaacaaaatgctATGAACCCCAACCAGTGTACCCAGCCCTCAGCCACCCCATGCGACCCCAACCCCCTTATACCCAGTCCCCAGCCAGCCACCTCTCAACCCCCGCGACCCAGCCACCCCCCACGATCCCAGCCACATACATGACCCCTGCGAACCCAGTCAAAGAAAAAATCAAGAGGAGGGTTTGGGTTTTGGTTTTTCAAACAATATAATCTTCAAAATCAAAAATCTAtacaataaattaaaaaaatctatgtataaggttcataaatatattatattcatcaatttaacctgtaaattaaaaaaaatgaaaaaaactcaccaaaatagGTCTAAGTCGGAGGCGCCGCTAGTTCTTGGGAGAAAACCTAAGTTTTGAATTTTGGCGAATGAGGGGCTCGTGGTCGATGGTTGGGATTTAAtactgtaacaccctcacttattttagttaaaaccctatttgaggtgttacgttttaaaactatatcataatttattactgcaaaagtctggacatttttttttttttaatttgaaaacttatttcacattatttacattaaacataaagtgggtctcaaacatattatacataagtattaaataacccaatttgttttcaaaacataacttcacactttattacaaacatctcactgataactgaaataacccacaaaaaggtcgatatgttcatatgtacaaatcagggtcaggatcatgcttcagttctcctcatgtcattcacacatttctttctctacctgcaacataagacaactgtgagcctaaagctcagtaagcaaagtaatgcatgcaatgctaatgattacccaatatcaatggtcatacacaacttctttttaaattttgggccccttaatattgtgcacactgtttgaattggtcaatgcatgcagggcttgttacacatacaatataaaatatcatgggttctcctccggctagccattaccacagtagggcacattaaaaaccttattccatcgttgccccgtcgggctcaagagttaaggcagccacacactgtggtgtcaatacatataacaataactcatatggaggagaaataaaaacggaaatatggcaaacaatataattggtttaCTAAAACCTAggccaaattattgggcagccactataagcctactataggcctccgtttacacttattaacactttcatttgtcttttcaaaacagtggcactgaacttaaacttcttattacaactttcttttatgttgcacaaaacttgcaaaggcatcatataattaatcatcataatatcatgcatggtcttatatcatataataatttaccatatcactattatgccatgcatacaaatttatgatgaagtgtcaatgtatgttaataccacttactcacaaaatattcatataatgcatactttcacataacacataattcttgtgttgcagttgagtactttacttaccttttgtccaaaatatagttcaccgtgtaacaagtggtgtcttaggtattgatgtgtTTATCCTGAAaatggcatggatttctcatcataattatggcagtaatacattgaactctcatttaaaaatactcataaaacatcatatcaaatttcatacccaaaacatgcctaaaatgccttaaaccacctagatcgagcattagatttatcttagacatttggagaaattttgacagagtttccccttaattttagctatcctcaaatgtcaaaatcaaccaataatcaacatcaaataacctgccataaccatatatcccaaaaaccaacatgattcatcataaagttatcatataccgattttgataaaattctaatctcctagatcatcacccaaattaaatgagtctccacatatattcaaacatttataaacatatatactctcttataaactcaatcaaataaccaaaaatcatcttgtactccaagaaccccaaaaacctcataaaacacaaaatttcacttaccgagcaacttttcggcgaaaacaatctcttcaagattttctaaacctcaaaccacttggaaaccccaagaaatatcttaaaaatgataaaacaccatatataagctctcagaaaaattcaaaaacatagtttaacttccaagtacaagaacttaccataaaaaggctagaactaagcttaatctacttctttggctttgctttcacttggatctccttagaatttcttcaaaccagccaagaaatggtttttggttttcttttctctctgtttttcagaataatggtcgtgcaaagtgataaggttgatgaaaattccttattttcaatgatttagccttattgtcaaaATTTGACAcatttcatctcatcatttcaccttttgacttatgaaaaccttatcacttcaataatttcgacttaatcatctgctaggcctattatccttatgtgtaagacactcacaccaaaccttaggtccatatgacttcatacccaatagttatgcttacccgatcgagcgtagcgcacttatgctaagctcgttttgactttgcatcagtaccactgattatgtatacttcccatcaagaattgatctaatggttctaaaaccatttttacatcatcaatgagaccttaatcatacctcgattacatttggtaaatccataaatactcaattttacaccgaaatactagtaatcgacattgtactatttttcactacttaacctattttgccttctatatctcactttcatcacttaattccatgtcttgtccatatttttcatactttcttatatcttgagcacatcaaatacccataaaagacaactcaaattccacaaggttaataatattgagcatacatatagacattacatacacaacttttatacttatacatgaaaacacttataagaatatgcatatgctcaaattatacatattgtatgatatgtaatgcaatgcaatcatgtgattattggctatatatatcaaaataatgtgggtgctacaaatACCGGGCGCACTGTTTGCATCAATGGGCAACTGACGCTAACAGcgtgtttgcgtcagtgccccactgacgcaaacacaCCATTAGCGTCAGTTGCCCACTGACACAAACAGTGCGTTAACGATGTCAGTTGGCCACTGATGCAAACTTTGCCAATTAACAGTGTCAGTGTTATCACTGACGCAAATGCTCATGCATTTGTGCTAGTGCTCaactgtcacaaatgctaattctcgGTCAACGACGTCAGTCAACGTTGACACAAAAGGAGTATCTTGGTGTAGtagtaaaaaatatttttgataaGGTCAAATTTGAAGGCTATTTAATACTCAGACTATAGTTTGTCTTTCAGCATATATTTGTAAGAGTAGTGGTATGTGCAACCAAAATATGCAGAAAAATATTACACACagttaggggtgcacacgggacccgcaaaacccgaaaacccgcaaaacccgcccGACCCGAACCCCGAAAACCCGATTTTTCGAAAAACCCGTCAATTTCGGGCTTAACTCAACCCGAACCCGAAACATatcgggtcgggttcgggtttaaAAATTCGCCACCttcgggttcgggtgtaacccgaaacccgaactaaattttaaaaaaaaaaaaaaatcccacaAATTTgaatatctctctctctctctcgtctcaGATAACCCACCCTAAAAACTAAAATTACTTTGGTTTGTCTTCTTCTCTTTCAGGCCCCTTAGCCTTACTCACGCATGGTGCTGACCGGACCGACCGAGAGCCTCCCTCGGCAGAGCCAAGCCACCACCCACCCACCCGCACGGCCAGCCACCATCAGATCGCCTCCCTCCCTCTCTCTCACTTACGCGACACGCCTCGCCATCACCTCCACCACAGATCGCCTCCCTCCGCCTCCCTGTTCTTCTTTCGTTCTTCGTTCTTCTTTCtgttaagttatatatatatattaatagatatatatatatacattaatagaTATATATTCAGATAAACAATAATAGATATATATAAATTCAgacatattaatatatatattaaaaaagattaaccttaatatatatataatatatgtttgtaaAAACGTTTAAGTATATTGTTGTGTTTGTTGCAGCCAACCTGAATGAAACCCGAACCCGAACCCGAGTGCAatccgaaacccgaaacccgaaaaaacccgaaaatttcggatcggtttcggtacTATTTTTTTCAACTCGAAACCCCCgaaacccgaacccgatgaacCCGAAACCCAAAAacccgacccgtgtgcacccctacacacagtgacgtgacactgttttttttttttaaataatgggtCTCATCTGAAATAAATGTAATTGATAAGAAAAAAATTTCACGTCACTATGTGTAATGTTTTGATGCATATTTTACgtgcacatatcattattatATTTGTAAAGAGTATAGGATACATGTGGTGCCCAACTACCGTTATTGGTGTAATCCAATATCGAGTCTCacacattttaatttaataaatattatgaagTATCGTCAACCAACCACTGGTGCCCAACTACCGTTATTGGTACAATTCAATATTGAGTCTAAaacattttaattttataaatattataggGTCTCGTTAATCAACCATAATGTGCTATCTCATATGATGTTAGGCACCTTAAGGGTGCCAAATAATAACATTCATTTGTAAACATATAAGGGAGGATTAaagcaaaataaaataattattaaatattgaaTGTATATGCATTGGTAAAAAAATAAGTGAGGATATACTATTATGAATATAATTTATATGATAAAAAAAAGGTTTATAgagatatattattataaatgtgtaaataaaaaaattattaaataaaatacatataatttttttgaaaaaaaaaaattggtggtaGCGGTTGGCTTGATTAAAGATATGAAGAGCTTGTGTGATAATGAAAGTGATAATTAATATAAGTTATTGAtagaatttttattattaattttttgtaaTGAGAAATTCTATTTAGGTGTGAAATAAAAGTATTCCAATTATGACATATTGTGGACCTAAATAATTCAAATGAGTAACTCAATAATTAAAGAGAAATGCTAATATGTGGGACAAAGTATTCATATTATGAGGTATTTAAAATATGTGGCATCGATATTAAATTACACCAATAATAATTTGATACATTCTAAGGTGTTGAGCACCCTTGAGCACCTTGTAATAATGCTCATAATTTAATTATCAAGAATTGATGCGGGAGTGGAGATTAAATCTTAATCAAGTTCTATTATTTGTACAATGTTATAAAGTGGGGCatgttatgtttttatatatttgtatttatGTACTTTCATTTTGGTTGGACAGTGAGTGATTTGTTTAGGTTTCTCTGTTGGTGACATTGTGAGTGTTATCATTCAACTTGATAAGGAAagaactttcttttttttttccttttaaattTTAGATAATAATAGATCAATGAATTTCGGGCGT contains the following coding sequences:
- the LOC133789605 gene encoding uncharacterized protein LOC133789605 codes for the protein MFPRMLSWSHRKNKDFTKSVIAPILLKKNLIVLPMLKPRPAEKDYYLSLTEGDLPLYPGLGQDPSETDEEEDATFEKMAEKVSQAAEAAKIFVDAAPGEEVAGPTPPIPPASAPASTCAPTSAPASAPASTCAPTSAPASVSAPTPTPPPASASAPELADLIERLDRVEGRQETLLKNQSVILDVLSQILTFVKEKPRGSNEDSE